In the Candidatus Roizmanbacteria bacterium genome, GCTCTTTTATTGCACCCATAACCAATTGCTGTCTTTTATTGCGGCTAAAGTCGCTTCCCTCACCGCCTTGCGCATGTCTTGATCGTACAAAGGTCAGCGCTTTTTCACCATTCATATGTGTAAGACCTTTTGTGAAGGATACTGTTTTATATCTACATTTAAACTCGGGGTCTCCTCCACACTCATCATTTTCCTTACCCTCTATTGGAAACTCTGTGTCTTTGAAGGATTTCTCTACCTGAACATCTACTCCACCAAGTACGTCTATCAAATTAGTAAATTCATTGAAGTTGATCACTACTGCGTACTGTATCGGCTCTCCTAGTATCGCACCAACCTCTGCTTTAGAAAGTCTCAGCCCTCCACCATCTTTCTTTGCCTCACCATATGCGTAAGCAGAGTTGATTTTATCTTGAAGTGTGCTGCTCCACACATCCCGTGGTATTCCGATTGCTTTGACAATGTTAGTCTTTGTGTCATAATTCATGACCGTAATAGAGTCTGATAAAGTCGGACCGTCGTGACTACCTCCTGGGATTCCGAGCACAAGAATGTTCACCTTTTCATCGATCATTTTAAGGTCGCCGTATCCGAATAAAGACCGCAAAGGAGAAACCTTAAGAACCTTTGTTGCGA is a window encoding:
- a CDS encoding LCP family protein, translated to MRHLKKKRVSLSLILASVCIVLLLLIAPYYHFATKVLKVSPLRSLFGYGDLKMIDEKVNILVLGIPGGSHDGPTLSDSITVMNYDTKTNIVKAIGIPRDVWSSTLQDKINSAYAYGEAKKDGGGLRLSKAEVGAILGEPIQYAVVINFNEFTNLIDVLGGVDVQVEKSFKDTEFPIEGKENDECGGDPEFKCRYKTVSFTKGLTHMNGEKALTFVRSRHAQGGEGSDFSRNKRQQLVMGAIKERITKLVLSFNLEKLETFYLGVNSLIQRDITNQQIVFLLRNMVLLRDFKQSATALPEELFKVPNYEDYEGKYVLVPEDASFSAVHSYVQQYLK